A region of Faecalibacterium taiwanense DNA encodes the following proteins:
- the ychF gene encoding redox-regulated ATPase YchF yields MKLGIVGLPNVGKSTLFNAITSTKNAEAANYPFCTIEPNSGIVAVPDKRLDKLAEIWQTNKKTPAIVEFVDIAGLVKGASQGAGLGNKFLGHIRECDAIVHVVRCFDDDNIIHVVEDVSKAEAVDPIADIDAIDYELILSDLEVVQNRAGRMAKAAKSGNNKGAAAEAAWLQQLADHLSAGKPARSFDFDEGDAEQQAVLHEMGLLSAKPVLYACNVGEDDLMEGIENNKYVPLVAARAKEEGARYIPICAKTEEDIADYSPEEKKAFLAEMGIEASGLDNLITASYDLLGLISFLTDGKKECRAWTIRKGTKAPQAAGKIHSDFERGFIRASVIGYSDLEANNFDYAAVKAKGLQRTEGKEYVVNDGDVIEFLFNV; encoded by the coding sequence ATGAAATTAGGTATCGTCGGCCTGCCGAACGTCGGCAAGTCCACTCTGTTCAATGCCATCACCTCCACCAAGAACGCAGAAGCCGCAAACTATCCCTTCTGCACCATCGAGCCGAACAGCGGCATCGTAGCCGTGCCGGACAAGCGTCTGGACAAGCTGGCCGAGATCTGGCAGACCAACAAAAAGACCCCTGCCATCGTGGAGTTCGTGGATATCGCGGGCCTTGTAAAGGGTGCCAGCCAGGGTGCAGGCCTTGGCAACAAGTTCCTGGGCCACATCCGCGAGTGCGACGCCATTGTGCATGTGGTGCGCTGCTTTGACGATGACAACATCATCCATGTGGTGGAGGATGTTTCCAAGGCTGAGGCCGTGGACCCCATTGCCGACATCGACGCCATCGACTACGAGCTGATCCTGTCCGACCTTGAGGTGGTGCAGAACCGCGCAGGCCGCATGGCAAAGGCTGCCAAGAGCGGCAACAACAAGGGTGCTGCCGCCGAAGCCGCATGGCTGCAGCAGCTGGCCGACCACCTGAGCGCCGGCAAGCCTGCCCGCAGCTTCGATTTTGACGAGGGCGATGCCGAGCAGCAAGCTGTTCTGCATGAAATGGGCCTGCTGAGCGCAAAGCCGGTGCTGTACGCCTGCAATGTGGGCGAGGACGACCTGATGGAGGGCATCGAAAACAACAAGTATGTCCCGCTGGTGGCCGCACGCGCCAAGGAAGAGGGCGCACGCTACATTCCCATCTGCGCCAAAACCGAGGAGGATATCGCCGACTACTCTCCCGAGGAAAAGAAGGCTTTTCTGGCTGAAATGGGCATTGAAGCCAGTGGTCTGGACAACCTCATCACTGCCAGCTATGATCTGCTGGGCCTGATCTCCTTCCTGACCGACGGCAAGAAGGAGTGCCGCGCATGGACCATCCGCAAGGGCACCAAGGCACCGCAGGCTGCCGGCAAGATCCACAGCGATTTCGAGCGCGGCTTCATCCGTGCCAGCGTCATTGGCTACAGCGATCTGGAAGCCAACAACTTCGATTACGCCGCCGTCAAGGCCAAGGGTCTGCAGCGCACCGAGGGCAAGGAGTACGTTGTCAACGACGGCGATGTGATCGAGTTCCTGTTCAATGTTTAA
- a CDS encoding 5'-methylthioadenosine/adenosylhomocysteine nucleosidase, with protein MIFGIMGAMPDEVDQLCAKLENVTVEPYGGVDYHKGTLADRQVVVCCAGMGKANAAATTQVLITKFGAEKIIFSGIAGNMTSKIGIGDVVIGKTVLYHDAQLDMICQNPPFLKEYTGDPELIAAAEKACAEAGVKALVGKIATGDLFVGDSETKAAIEAKCAPDCVEMEGAAVSQIAAKNGVPCVILRAMSDNADEDGHEVLVVKKFSIAEYVATATKIVAAMVEAL; from the coding sequence ATGATTTTCGGTATTATGGGCGCAATGCCCGATGAAGTCGATCAGCTGTGTGCAAAGCTGGAAAACGTCACCGTGGAGCCCTACGGCGGCGTGGATTACCACAAGGGCACGCTGGCCGACAGACAGGTGGTGGTGTGCTGTGCCGGCATGGGCAAGGCCAATGCCGCCGCCACCACGCAGGTGCTCATCACAAAATTCGGCGCGGAGAAGATCATCTTTTCCGGCATCGCAGGCAATATGACCTCGAAGATCGGCATTGGTGATGTGGTCATCGGCAAGACCGTGCTGTACCACGACGCACAGCTGGACATGATCTGCCAGAACCCGCCGTTCCTCAAGGAATACACCGGCGACCCGGAGCTGATCGCTGCCGCCGAAAAAGCCTGCGCCGAAGCGGGTGTGAAGGCTCTGGTGGGCAAGATCGCCACCGGCGACCTGTTTGTGGGCGACAGTGAAACCAAGGCTGCCATTGAAGCCAAATGCGCCCCCGACTGCGTGGAGATGGAGGGTGCCGCTGTGAGCCAGATCGCCGCCAAGAACGGTGTGCCCTGCGTCATCCTGCGCGCCATGAGCGACAACGCTGACGAGGACGGCCACGAGGTGCTGGTGGTGAAAAAGTTCAGCATTGCTGAATATGTAGCCACCGCCACCAAGATCGTGGCAGCAATGGTGGAAGCACTGTAA
- a CDS encoding M18 family aminopeptidase has product MIEKEVQELLSFIDGNPTAYHTTASVRNILLKEGFSELLESRRWQLEPGRSYFVCRNGSSILAFRMGEQLENYSFNVAAAHTDSPCFRIKENAEIHMGRKYTKLNTEGYGGMICSTWMDRPLSVAGRVLIKENDAITSRLLTLDRDLLMIPSVAIHMNREVNDKASYNKQVDMLPLLGGAAEEGVLKKLVAAELQVAEEQILGSDLFLCIREKAAVWGCNEEFISSGRLDDQQCVFGILKGFLNAHCARSINVAAFFDNEEVGSGTKQGAASTFLYDVLHRIAQNVRSGDEDFHRAVASSFMFSADNAHAVHPNHPEYTDVNNCTYMNEGVVVKVHAGQKYTSDGMSIAVAKELAARAGVPLQYFANRSDKVGGSTLGNLAMAQVSMNCVDIGLPQLAMHSCYETAGARDIISLIRLMEEFYASHFEETASGTLAICK; this is encoded by the coding sequence ATGATCGAAAAAGAAGTACAGGAGCTGCTGTCCTTCATTGACGGCAATCCTACCGCATACCACACCACTGCATCCGTCCGGAACATCCTGCTGAAGGAGGGCTTTTCCGAGCTGCTGGAGAGCCGCCGGTGGCAGCTGGAACCCGGCAGGAGCTATTTTGTCTGCCGCAACGGCTCCAGCATCCTTGCATTCCGCATGGGAGAACAGCTGGAAAACTACAGCTTCAACGTGGCCGCTGCCCACACGGATTCCCCCTGCTTCCGCATCAAGGAAAACGCCGAGATCCACATGGGCCGGAAGTACACCAAGCTGAACACCGAGGGCTACGGCGGCATGATCTGCTCCACATGGATGGACAGGCCGCTGTCGGTGGCAGGCCGCGTGCTGATAAAGGAGAACGATGCCATCACCTCCCGCCTGCTCACGCTGGACCGCGACCTGCTGATGATCCCCAGCGTGGCCATCCATATGAACCGCGAGGTCAACGACAAGGCTTCCTACAACAAGCAGGTGGATATGCTTCCCCTGCTGGGCGGTGCCGCCGAGGAAGGCGTGCTGAAAAAGCTGGTCGCCGCTGAGCTGCAGGTGGCAGAAGAGCAGATCCTTGGCAGCGACCTGTTCCTCTGCATCCGCGAAAAGGCCGCCGTCTGGGGCTGCAATGAGGAGTTCATCTCCTCCGGCCGTCTGGATGACCAGCAGTGCGTGTTCGGCATCCTGAAGGGTTTTCTGAACGCGCACTGCGCCCGCTCCATCAACGTTGCCGCCTTCTTCGACAACGAAGAAGTGGGTTCCGGCACCAAGCAGGGCGCGGCTTCCACCTTCCTGTACGACGTTCTGCACCGCATCGCGCAGAACGTCCGCTCCGGCGATGAGGACTTCCACCGTGCGGTGGCCTCCAGCTTCATGTTCAGCGCCGACAACGCCCACGCCGTGCACCCCAACCACCCGGAATACACCGATGTGAACAACTGCACCTACATGAACGAGGGCGTTGTGGTCAAGGTGCACGCCGGCCAGAAGTATACCAGCGACGGCATGAGCATAGCCGTTGCCAAAGAGCTTGCCGCCCGCGCCGGTGTCCCGCTGCAGTATTTTGCCAACCGTTCCGATAAAGTCGGCGGCAGCACTCTGGGCAACCTCGCCATGGCACAGGTATCCATGAACTGCGTGGACATCGGCCTGCCGCAGCTGGCCATGCACTCCTGCTACGAGACCGCCGGTGCCCGGGACATCATTTCTCTCATCCGGCTGATGGAGGAATTCTACGCCAGCCATTTTGAGGAGACCGCGTCCGGCACCCTTGCCATCTGCAAGTAA